The following are encoded in a window of Nibricoccus aquaticus genomic DNA:
- a CDS encoding M20 family metallopeptidase — protein sequence MNPPDSCEDLLRQMVAFDTVNERYGGRPGGETDLACWLESLAREWGLNCRRYPVSEPAFNLLIAFAPHSSGAWILLESHLDTVGVSGMTIQPFELTAKEDRLYARGACDTKGSGAAMLWALRAVQKSRSAPCNVGVLFTVDEEAGMTGASTFSRTELPRWPGPLRGIVVGEPTELHPVIAHNGVVRWTTVTHGLAAHSSDPSKGRSAISDMVKIIGALDENYLPAARLKNHPLTGNAACSINVIRGGTQVNVIPDRCEIEVDRRIIPGETAEGALAGRDAALLVLQQQDAPIRFEHLPPYIVPPLSPEPNRAFLQNITPVLTRHGIEPVERGARYVTNASHYAAAGIPTIVLGPGNIAQAHTADEWLARDQLIQAVKVYTGIMES from the coding sequence ATGAATCCGCCTGATTCTTGCGAAGATCTCCTGCGCCAGATGGTAGCCTTCGATACCGTCAATGAGCGTTACGGGGGCCGCCCTGGCGGTGAAACGGACCTGGCCTGCTGGTTGGAGTCTCTTGCCCGGGAGTGGGGCCTGAACTGCCGTCGCTACCCGGTGAGCGAGCCCGCCTTCAACCTGTTGATCGCTTTCGCTCCGCACAGCTCGGGCGCATGGATCTTGCTGGAGAGCCACCTCGACACCGTCGGCGTATCCGGAATGACCATTCAGCCGTTCGAGCTCACCGCGAAAGAGGATCGCCTCTACGCTCGCGGAGCCTGTGACACCAAAGGCTCCGGAGCTGCCATGTTGTGGGCTTTGCGCGCGGTTCAAAAGTCCCGGAGCGCTCCGTGCAATGTGGGCGTCCTTTTCACTGTCGATGAAGAAGCAGGCATGACGGGCGCTTCCACGTTTTCACGGACTGAACTGCCGCGCTGGCCTGGACCGTTGCGCGGCATTGTCGTCGGCGAGCCCACCGAACTTCATCCCGTCATTGCCCACAACGGCGTAGTCAGGTGGACCACCGTGACGCACGGCCTAGCCGCCCATTCTTCAGATCCATCCAAGGGCCGCTCTGCCATCAGCGACATGGTCAAAATCATCGGGGCGCTCGATGAGAACTACCTCCCAGCGGCGCGCCTCAAAAATCATCCACTGACCGGCAACGCTGCATGCAGCATCAACGTGATCCGTGGTGGAACTCAGGTGAACGTGATCCCGGATCGTTGCGAAATTGAAGTCGATCGTCGCATCATCCCCGGCGAAACGGCTGAAGGTGCTCTGGCCGGCCGCGACGCCGCACTGTTGGTGTTGCAACAGCAAGATGCCCCCATCCGCTTCGAGCATTTGCCGCCCTATATCGTTCCGCCGCTTTCACCTGAGCCCAACCGCGCATTCCTTCAAAATATCACCCCAGTCCTAACGCGGCATGGGATTGAACCGGTAGAGCGAGGAGCCCGCTATGTAACCAACGCGAGCCACTACGCCGCAGCGGGAATTCCGACGATCGTCCTCGGTCCCGGCAACATCGCCCAAGCGCACACCGCCGACGAGTGGCTTGCGCGCGACCAACTCATTCAAGCCGTCAAGGTTTACACCGGCATCATGGAGAGCTGA
- a CDS encoding Gfo/Idh/MocA family protein, which translates to MNQAPVPLRLGIVGLDSSHAVSLARLCNGTSSLLNARVVAAWAGGSLDLPLSATRIDGFTQEVREIFGVEILDTPEAVAERSDAVAILSMDGRAHPSQFARIASLQRPIFINKPLAITRREAAAVEDLAQKHNVRWFSASALRFAAHYEPKVQNAEVECPLWFEPGNAGWFWYGIHGVELLLKVMGPGVRSVRVKVLPDREILHLDWKNGRRGRVTGLLTREAPYSLSLDGVPQPCIDLAQAVSSLEKSMLTFFQGAPPPVNPEDTLEVIQCIEAANHSRVCGGSKISL; encoded by the coding sequence ATGAATCAGGCGCCCGTCCCCCTGCGGCTTGGCATCGTGGGGCTGGATTCTTCCCATGCCGTCTCACTCGCCCGCCTGTGCAATGGCACCTCCAGCCTTCTTAACGCGCGCGTCGTGGCCGCTTGGGCCGGCGGTTCGCTGGACCTTCCGCTAAGTGCCACTCGCATCGACGGGTTCACCCAAGAAGTCCGTGAAATTTTCGGAGTCGAGATTCTCGATACACCCGAGGCTGTGGCCGAGCGCTCGGACGCAGTGGCGATTCTCTCGATGGACGGGCGCGCCCATCCTTCACAATTCGCACGGATCGCTTCACTCCAGCGCCCCATATTTATCAACAAGCCACTCGCGATCACCCGACGCGAAGCTGCCGCCGTCGAAGACCTCGCCCAAAAACACAACGTGCGCTGGTTCTCCGCTTCCGCTCTGAGATTCGCCGCTCACTATGAGCCCAAAGTCCAAAATGCTGAAGTCGAATGCCCACTATGGTTCGAACCGGGTAACGCGGGCTGGTTCTGGTATGGGATACATGGTGTGGAGCTTCTGCTTAAGGTGATGGGGCCAGGCGTGAGAAGTGTTCGCGTAAAAGTTCTCCCCGACCGCGAGATCCTCCACCTCGACTGGAAAAATGGCCGTCGTGGCCGTGTGACCGGGCTGCTGACACGTGAAGCTCCCTATTCGCTGAGTCTCGACGGTGTTCCGCAGCCCTGCATCGATCTCGCTCAAGCGGTCAGTTCGCTCGAAAAATCCATGCTCACCTTTTTCCAAGGTGCCCCGCCTCCGGTAAATCCCGAAGATACACTCGAAGTCATTCAGTGCATCGAAGCGGCCAACCACAGCCGGGTTTGCGGTGGCAGCAAAATTTCACTCTAG
- a CDS encoding dihydrodipicolinate synthase family protein: protein MDLRKHLLAGQAIPAHPLALDHRRRFSERHQRALTRYHLASGVGGLAVAVHSTQFEIRDPSHNLFRPVLELAAETARDFLGKQPRDVALIAGVCGRTSQALDEAQLARALGYHAALVSMAAFRDEPEETILAHLSVVAEILPVIGFYLQPAVGGRTFSVDFWRGFFEIENVVAVKIAPFNRYQTIDVVRAAVEVGREDVALYTGNDDTIISDLLTPFSFSHAGQPVTRRIVGGLLGHWGAWTRAAVDTFNKAKIVASQPMISSDWFACAAAVTDMNAALFDAANRFAGCIPGILEILRRQRLVETNLCLNPHEKLSPGQAEELTRVTTAYPQLTDDDFIAENLDAWLK from the coding sequence ATGGATCTGCGTAAACATCTTCTAGCGGGCCAGGCCATTCCGGCGCATCCGCTCGCCTTGGACCATCGCCGCCGTTTTTCGGAGCGTCATCAACGCGCCCTCACGCGCTACCACCTCGCCTCCGGCGTGGGCGGACTCGCCGTCGCAGTCCACTCCACGCAGTTCGAAATACGCGATCCCAGCCACAATCTATTTCGCCCGGTGCTGGAACTCGCCGCTGAAACCGCGCGAGATTTCCTCGGCAAACAACCTCGCGACGTTGCCCTCATCGCAGGCGTTTGCGGCCGCACCTCGCAAGCCCTCGACGAGGCGCAGCTGGCACGGGCGTTAGGCTATCACGCCGCTCTCGTCAGCATGGCCGCCTTTCGCGACGAGCCGGAAGAAACCATCCTCGCGCACCTCAGCGTCGTCGCGGAAATCCTGCCGGTGATCGGTTTCTATCTGCAACCCGCCGTCGGCGGTCGCACATTCAGCGTCGATTTTTGGCGAGGCTTTTTCGAAATCGAAAATGTCGTCGCCGTCAAAATCGCCCCGTTCAACCGCTACCAGACCATCGATGTCGTGCGCGCCGCGGTCGAGGTCGGGCGCGAAGACGTCGCGCTCTACACCGGCAACGACGACACCATCATCAGCGACCTGCTCACTCCATTTAGTTTTTCGCACGCCGGACAGCCCGTCACGCGGCGCATCGTCGGCGGCCTGCTCGGCCACTGGGGCGCCTGGACCCGCGCCGCCGTCGACACTTTCAACAAAGCAAAAATCGTCGCATCTCAACCGATGATTAGCAGCGACTGGTTCGCCTGCGCGGCCGCTGTCACGGACATGAATGCCGCCTTGTTTGATGCGGCGAATCGATTCGCTGGATGCATTCCAGGTATTCTCGAAATACTGCGCAGACAGCGCTTGGTAGAAACAAATCTGTGTCTGAATCCACACGAGAAACTTTCGCCGGGCCAAGCCGAAGAGCTGACCCGCGTTACCACCGCCTATCCTCAACTCACTGACGATGACTTCATCGCAGAAAATCTGGACGCCTGGCTGAAATGA
- a CDS encoding NAD-dependent epimerase/dehydratase family protein has product MSDSNPAAEGIDQFLANPPPLALNAVKELHGDYIILGVGGKMGTTLALMLRRALDQTGRSHAKVMGVSRFSHVETRATLESQGVQTISCDLAEPDQVALLPRAENVLYLAGQKFGTADSPDATWVQNTVVPALVARHFRSSRIVVFSTGCVYPFADTAGNGCNEQTPVAFIGDYASSCVGRERIFSHYARTFGTRVLLFRLNYAVELRYGVLVDIAMKVNREEPIDVSTGWLNCIYQSDACARAIACLELTSNPPRILNITGAEKLSVRQLAEEFGRRLQRTPIIRGQEEPTAWLADASESMTLFGPPSLSVETLITMVAAYVRGHGPTLEKPTHFETRSGQF; this is encoded by the coding sequence ATGAGCGATTCAAATCCCGCGGCCGAAGGCATCGACCAATTCCTCGCCAACCCGCCTCCCCTCGCGCTAAACGCCGTCAAAGAACTCCACGGTGACTACATCATTCTAGGTGTTGGCGGGAAAATGGGCACGACGCTCGCCCTCATGCTGCGGCGAGCACTCGATCAGACCGGCCGCTCCCATGCGAAGGTCATGGGAGTTTCCCGATTCAGCCACGTAGAAACGCGCGCCACACTCGAATCGCAGGGAGTCCAAACCATTTCGTGCGACCTCGCGGAGCCCGATCAGGTCGCCCTACTCCCACGAGCTGAAAACGTTCTCTACCTCGCGGGTCAAAAATTCGGTACCGCGGACTCACCCGATGCGACGTGGGTGCAAAACACGGTCGTGCCCGCGCTCGTCGCGAGGCATTTCCGCTCCTCCCGCATAGTCGTTTTCTCGACCGGTTGCGTCTATCCTTTCGCGGATACGGCGGGCAACGGCTGCAACGAGCAGACGCCCGTCGCTTTCATCGGAGATTACGCGAGCTCCTGCGTCGGCAGGGAACGTATCTTCTCCCACTATGCCCGGACGTTTGGAACCCGGGTGCTCCTGTTTAGACTGAACTACGCCGTAGAGCTTCGCTACGGCGTGCTGGTCGACATCGCGATGAAAGTGAACCGCGAAGAACCCATCGACGTCAGCACCGGATGGTTGAATTGCATTTACCAATCGGATGCGTGCGCGCGCGCGATCGCCTGCCTGGAACTGACGAGCAATCCGCCCCGCATACTCAATATCACCGGCGCTGAAAAACTGTCCGTTCGTCAACTTGCAGAGGAGTTTGGCCGGCGTCTCCAGCGGACTCCGATCATTCGAGGACAGGAGGAACCCACCGCCTGGCTCGCCGATGCGTCGGAATCGATGACGCTTTTCGGTCCTCCTTCACTCTCCGTGGAGACATTGATAACGATGGTCGCCGCCTACGTGCGCGGTCATGGCCCGACATTGGAAAAGCCCACGCACTTCGAAACCCGCAGCGGTCAATTCTGA
- the mobA gene encoding molybdenum cofactor guanylyltransferase, whose translation MPSSIALLSGVVLAGGLSTRMGSDKALVEFEGVPLWRRQYNLIAQAGAADRMLSVRAEQKWPPLDVTRVVDATPESLGPIAGIAAGLAKSRGSHLLVLAVDMPRVPLAWFARLRERCSDRIGVIGARADGNFEPLAAIYPQAMLPMVRAAVSDRELSLQKLIARAVDEGFLRVQEIPDAEAVWFENWNDPADVSGQR comes from the coding sequence ATGCCTTCTTCTATCGCACTTTTGAGTGGTGTCGTTCTCGCCGGTGGTCTGTCGACGCGGATGGGGAGCGACAAGGCGCTGGTGGAGTTCGAGGGCGTGCCGTTGTGGCGGCGGCAGTATAATCTGATCGCGCAGGCGGGAGCGGCGGACCGGATGCTGTCGGTGCGGGCGGAGCAGAAGTGGCCGCCGCTGGATGTGACACGGGTCGTCGATGCGACGCCGGAATCGCTAGGGCCGATCGCGGGGATTGCGGCGGGGCTGGCTAAGTCACGCGGATCGCATCTGCTGGTGCTGGCGGTGGATATGCCGCGGGTGCCGCTGGCGTGGTTCGCGCGGTTGCGCGAGCGGTGTTCGGACCGGATCGGCGTGATCGGTGCGCGGGCAGATGGAAATTTCGAACCGCTGGCGGCGATTTATCCGCAGGCGATGCTGCCGATGGTGCGGGCGGCGGTGTCGGACCGGGAGCTGTCGCTGCAAAAGCTGATCGCGCGGGCGGTGGACGAGGGATTTTTGCGCGTGCAGGAAATCCCGGATGCCGAGGCGGTGTGGTTTGAAAACTGGAACGATCCAGCGGATGTCAGCGGCCAGCGGTGA
- a CDS encoding LysR family transcriptional regulator, which translates to MTPILDSRKLLAFTTLARVGSFTHAARELHLTQSAVSHAIKSLEQDLECRLFDRLGRHVNLTAAGRQLLNHADKILTEMRTAREDLMALTKGLTAGR; encoded by the coding sequence ATGACGCCCATTCTCGACAGCCGTAAACTCCTCGCCTTCACAACTCTCGCGCGCGTTGGCAGCTTCACGCACGCCGCCCGCGAACTCCACCTCACACAGTCCGCCGTCAGCCACGCCATCAAATCACTCGAACAAGACCTCGAGTGCCGCCTCTTCGACCGCCTCGGCCGCCACGTCAACCTCACCGCCGCCGGCCGTCAGCTGCTCAATCACGCCGATAAAATTCTCACCGAGATGCGCACCGCCCGCGAAGACCTCATGGCCCTCACTAAAGGCCTCACCGCTGGCCGCTGA
- the hrpA gene encoding ATP-dependent RNA helicase HrpA, which produces MPDDQSQSFSFRIDFPPELPISARAEEIVATIQAHQVVILAGETGSGKTTQIPKMCLAAGRGVKGKIACTQPRRMAALSISKRVADELGVDWGREVGCKIRFNDQTSNATVIKFLTDGMLLAEVQGDPMLRGYDTVILDEAHERSLNIDFLLGHLRQLRFKRPELKIIITSATIDTEAFSKAFDDAPIIQVSGRMFPVETIYAPLDEFGSDAAEGDERESRSEALHYVDGAVEAVERIVRESDKGDVLVFMPSERDIRETCEMLEGRRLRNCELVPLFGRLSNAEQQRVFSGGQRRKIVVATNIAETSLTIPGIRFVVDTGLSRMSRYSPQSRTRRLPIEEISQSSADQRKGRSGRVAEGVCIRLYSEKNFLERPRFTQPEIQRANLADVILRMKAFGLGDIERFPFINMPAAKSIRAGYALLEELGAIEEGEGDNRALTPIGRELARLPVDPTVGRMILQARTEKCVREVLVIASGLSIQDPRERPLDAREKADAAHRRFTHPDSDFLALLNIWEAFHDEFERLSQAKLRKFCRDHFLSYTRLREWRDIHGQLLDVLEGRDDFRMTSAFHGMQAHEITPEKEAFGTPAFRAIHRSILAGLLGNIATRDDENGGYKATHDRKVALFPGSVLFAKEEPKKFSTKGGGEQRAPKKDNKSPRWIMAAEIMETSRLYARTGARLDPLWALDLGAHVARVSHSEPFWNEEGGRVLVKQKTRLYGLEIESRSVSYGRIAPVEATEIFIREALVNDTVTWPLDFLGHNREVRQDVESLLTRARDSSYMNLDEGVYRFYAATLMPEAKATEPRPISCVAELVDLVRERKGAEPRFLMMEPDDLRDPEQVAVDAEAFPESLPLKQTALPISYSYKPGQTDDGVTIDVHVREAETLTQRDLDWAVPGHLEAKVEHYLRATPKELRKEFMPLAETAKSLTKQLISRDKLTARRETLVEALAAQIGERFQLRVDPAIWADKAPPDHLRVRVRVLDDEEREVCASRELAEIYASLAARQREVSVNVAKEDPEAWRRARAKWEKAEQTAWTFGDIPVRVQISDLAGVPVWAFPALKREGPGVALRLFKTEEEAAKVTRDGFERLIELQLRYELAWVEKDLKAMRELGTLLTMVGTADALQKDAMDSIRRWLCARPVGALTAAAFGKAVDAAKDATRGLVPKFIDLMREILTARHAALVHPTPYGGLGPEVRALVPAEFLRVTPYERLAHLTRYLKAAKLRADRWQQNRAKDAERVKQLAPYVAAVGKFCDVNAKSTFSRGGGTAPPSEAVEAFRWLVEEFRVSLFAQELGTAEPVSPVKLDRALAELKSGRSVVAASGAGAGGGKVVRDEGVAPPLASGGAKAAPAQPVAAPLQVAPVKRATPLKNLGGLDSLFKR; this is translated from the coding sequence GTGCCAGACGATCAGTCCCAGTCTTTCTCCTTCCGCATCGATTTCCCGCCCGAGCTGCCGATCAGCGCGCGTGCGGAGGAGATCGTCGCGACCATCCAGGCGCATCAGGTCGTGATTCTCGCGGGTGAAACCGGCTCGGGAAAGACGACGCAGATTCCGAAGATGTGTCTGGCGGCGGGGCGTGGCGTGAAGGGCAAGATCGCCTGTACGCAGCCGCGACGGATGGCGGCGCTCTCGATTTCGAAACGCGTGGCAGACGAACTCGGCGTGGACTGGGGGCGCGAGGTGGGCTGCAAAATCCGGTTCAACGACCAGACGTCGAATGCGACGGTGATCAAGTTTCTCACGGACGGCATGCTGCTCGCGGAAGTGCAGGGCGATCCGATGCTGCGCGGGTACGACACGGTGATTCTGGATGAGGCGCACGAGCGGTCGCTGAACATTGATTTTCTGCTCGGGCATTTGCGTCAGCTGCGGTTCAAGCGGCCGGAGCTCAAAATTATCATCACCTCAGCGACGATCGACACGGAGGCCTTTTCCAAGGCGTTCGATGATGCGCCGATCATTCAGGTTTCCGGACGGATGTTTCCGGTGGAGACGATCTATGCGCCGCTGGATGAATTCGGCAGCGATGCGGCGGAGGGCGATGAGCGCGAGTCGAGGTCGGAGGCGTTGCACTACGTCGATGGGGCGGTGGAGGCGGTGGAGCGGATCGTGCGTGAAAGCGATAAAGGCGACGTGCTGGTGTTCATGCCGTCGGAGCGGGATATTCGCGAGACGTGTGAGATGCTGGAAGGACGGAGGCTGAGGAATTGCGAGCTGGTGCCGTTGTTTGGACGGCTTTCGAATGCGGAGCAGCAGCGGGTGTTCAGTGGTGGGCAGCGGAGGAAGATCGTCGTGGCGACGAATATCGCGGAGACGTCGCTGACGATTCCGGGGATACGGTTCGTCGTCGATACGGGGCTGTCGCGCATGAGCCGTTACTCGCCGCAGTCGAGGACACGGCGGCTGCCGATCGAGGAGATTTCTCAGTCGAGCGCGGATCAGCGCAAGGGACGCAGCGGTCGTGTGGCGGAGGGCGTGTGCATTCGGCTTTATTCGGAGAAGAATTTTCTGGAGCGGCCGAGGTTCACGCAGCCGGAGATTCAGCGCGCGAATCTGGCGGACGTGATTTTGCGCATGAAGGCGTTTGGGCTGGGCGATATTGAGCGGTTTCCGTTCATCAACATGCCGGCGGCGAAGTCGATTCGGGCGGGATATGCGTTGCTGGAGGAGTTGGGGGCAATTGAGGAAGGTGAGGGAGATAATCGCGCGCTGACGCCGATCGGGCGGGAGCTGGCGCGGTTGCCGGTGGATCCGACGGTGGGGCGGATGATTTTGCAGGCGCGGACGGAGAAGTGCGTGCGCGAAGTGCTCGTCATTGCGTCGGGACTTTCGATTCAGGATCCGCGGGAGCGTCCGCTGGATGCGCGGGAGAAAGCGGATGCGGCGCATCGGCGGTTCACGCATCCGGATTCAGATTTCCTCGCGCTGCTGAATATCTGGGAGGCATTTCACGACGAGTTCGAGCGGCTGTCGCAGGCGAAGCTGCGGAAGTTTTGTCGCGATCATTTTTTGAGCTACACGCGGCTGCGGGAGTGGCGGGATATTCACGGGCAGTTGCTGGATGTGCTCGAAGGGCGGGATGATTTTCGGATGACGTCGGCGTTCCACGGGATGCAGGCGCATGAGATCACTCCGGAGAAAGAGGCGTTTGGGACACCGGCCTTTCGCGCGATTCATCGGTCGATTCTGGCGGGGTTGTTGGGAAATATCGCGACGCGCGATGACGAGAACGGCGGGTACAAAGCGACGCATGACCGGAAGGTGGCGTTGTTTCCGGGGTCGGTGTTGTTCGCGAAGGAGGAGCCGAAAAAGTTTTCGACGAAAGGCGGCGGCGAGCAGCGCGCGCCGAAGAAAGATAACAAGTCGCCACGCTGGATCATGGCGGCGGAGATCATGGAGACGTCGCGGCTGTATGCGCGGACGGGGGCGAGGCTGGATCCGTTGTGGGCGCTCGATCTGGGCGCGCATGTGGCGCGGGTGTCGCACAGCGAACCGTTTTGGAATGAAGAAGGCGGTCGCGTGCTCGTGAAACAGAAGACGCGGCTGTACGGGCTGGAGATCGAGTCGCGCTCGGTGAGTTACGGGCGGATCGCTCCGGTGGAGGCGACGGAGATTTTTATCCGTGAGGCGCTCGTGAATGACACGGTGACGTGGCCGCTGGATTTTTTGGGGCACAACCGCGAGGTGCGGCAGGATGTGGAGAGTCTGCTGACGCGGGCGCGGGACAGCAGCTACATGAATCTGGATGAAGGCGTGTATCGGTTTTATGCGGCGACGTTGATGCCGGAGGCCAAGGCGACGGAACCGCGGCCGATTTCGTGTGTGGCGGAGTTGGTGGATTTGGTGCGCGAGCGGAAGGGGGCGGAGCCGCGGTTTTTGATGATGGAGCCGGATGATTTGCGCGATCCGGAGCAGGTGGCGGTGGATGCGGAGGCGTTTCCCGAATCGTTGCCGCTGAAGCAGACTGCGCTGCCGATTTCCTATTCGTACAAACCAGGGCAGACGGATGATGGCGTGACGATCGACGTGCATGTGCGTGAAGCGGAGACGCTGACGCAGCGCGATCTCGACTGGGCGGTGCCGGGGCATCTGGAGGCGAAGGTGGAGCATTATCTGCGAGCGACGCCGAAGGAGCTGCGCAAGGAGTTCATGCCGCTCGCGGAGACGGCGAAGAGTCTGACGAAGCAATTGATCAGCCGAGACAAACTCACGGCGCGGCGGGAGACGCTGGTCGAGGCGCTGGCGGCGCAGATCGGTGAGCGGTTTCAGCTGCGGGTCGATCCGGCGATTTGGGCGGACAAGGCACCGCCGGATCATTTGCGGGTGCGAGTGCGCGTGCTCGATGACGAGGAGCGTGAAGTTTGTGCGTCGCGCGAGCTGGCGGAGATCTATGCATCGCTGGCGGCGCGTCAGCGCGAGGTGAGCGTGAATGTGGCGAAGGAAGATCCGGAGGCGTGGCGTCGTGCGCGGGCCAAATGGGAGAAGGCGGAACAGACGGCGTGGACTTTTGGTGACATCCCGGTGCGCGTGCAGATCAGCGATCTGGCGGGCGTGCCGGTGTGGGCGTTTCCTGCACTGAAGCGCGAAGGGCCGGGCGTAGCGCTGAGACTTTTTAAGACGGAGGAAGAAGCGGCGAAGGTGACGCGGGACGGTTTTGAGCGGCTCATCGAGTTGCAGCTGCGCTACGAGCTGGCGTGGGTGGAGAAGGATTTGAAGGCAATGCGCGAGCTGGGGACGTTGCTCACGATGGTGGGGACGGCTGATGCGTTGCAGAAGGATGCGATGGACTCGATCCGGCGGTGGTTGTGTGCGCGGCCGGTGGGGGCGCTGACGGCGGCGGCGTTTGGAAAAGCGGTCGATGCGGCGAAGGATGCGACGCGGGGACTGGTGCCGAAGTTTATCGATTTGATGCGGGAGATTTTGACGGCGCGACATGCGGCGCTGGTGCATCCGACGCCGTACGGCGGACTCGGGCCGGAGGTGCGGGCGCTGGTGCCGGCGGAGTTTTTGCGGGTGACGCCGTATGAGCGGCTGGCGCATCTGACGCGGTATTTGAAAGCGGCGAAGTTGCGCGCGGATCGGTGGCAGCAGAATCGGGCGAAGGATGCCGAGCGCGTGAAGCAACTGGCGCCGTATGTGGCGGCGGTGGGGAAGTTTTGTGATGTGAATGCGAAATCGACGTTCTCGCGCGGTGGGGGCACCGCGCCTCCATCGGAGGCGGTGGAGGCGTTTCGGTGGTTGGTGGAGGAGTTTCGCGTGAGTCTTTTCGCGCAGGAGCTGGGGACGGCGGAGCCGGTTTCGCCGGTGAAGCTGGATCGGGCGCTGGCGGAGTTGAAGAGCGGGCGGAGTGTCGTGGCGGCTTCGGGGGCGGGCGCGGGTGGAGGGAAAGTCGTGCGCGACGAGGGCGTCGCGCCTCCACTGGCAAGCGGAGGCGCGAAGGCGGCTCCGGCTCAGCCGGTGGCAGCGCCGTTGCAGGTGGCGCCGGTGAAGCGGGCTACGCCGCTGAAGAATTTGGGCGGGCTGGACTCGTTGTTTAAGCGGTGA
- a CDS encoding CBS domain-containing protein: MNTPIAVLLSRKSSGVFSVAVTASVADAVRVMNLHKVGSVVVMQSGRLAGIFTERDVLTRVVASGRAPEFTSMVNVMTRDPLTVTPQTSVEVVMRLFTDHRCRHLPVVDDEDGGLKGIISIGDVTRWMVDENRAEAEHLKQYIAGGF, from the coding sequence ATGAATACTCCGATCGCAGTTTTACTGAGCCGGAAGAGTTCCGGCGTGTTTTCCGTGGCGGTGACGGCCTCTGTGGCCGATGCCGTGCGCGTGATGAATCTGCACAAGGTAGGTTCGGTTGTTGTGATGCAGAGTGGACGGCTGGCGGGAATTTTCACCGAGCGCGATGTGTTGACGCGGGTGGTGGCTTCGGGGCGCGCGCCGGAGTTCACGAGTATGGTGAATGTGATGACGCGCGATCCGCTGACGGTGACGCCGCAGACGTCGGTCGAGGTGGTGATGCGGTTGTTCACCGATCATCGGTGCCGTCATCTGCCGGTGGTCGATGACGAGGATGGCGGGCTGAAGGGGATTATTTCGATCGGTGACGTGACACGCTGGATGGTGGACGAGAACCGGGCTGAGGCTGAACACCTCAAGCAGTATATTGCCGGAGGTTTCTGA
- a CDS encoding sodium:calcium symporter: MNVVTDFIASLGLTHPATYLALFLAASLLMIWRLEAMANHGLEGTALGTLVTPYCSGLGNLIFVFIVARGTGAPGEVMTNCLVNNVTNLTFVLGLPALFWGLQVLAPAAGKSSGKRSAAKPAKNNKADTERRIGRLSLLLTMAAVAFFTGAVWALGRDGMLDFNDGLVLTGLFIFWQCFQVFDVLKHNVRQRTSFGPLFYLDLLILLAGAALLYVSLDWLVTWLASQKTGFISAENLGWLSGWLMVLPNALLALWYGYKRRADVVYTSQIGDGHICIPLCLGLFALIKPLPVPAFFELSMMLLLGVTAVHFFFVSAFGRLPRWAGAALIGVYAWFLHTGLTA; encoded by the coding sequence ATGAACGTCGTCACCGACTTCATCGCCTCGCTCGGCCTCACCCACCCGGCGACGTATCTCGCTCTCTTCCTAGCCGCTTCGCTGCTGATGATCTGGCGGCTCGAAGCCATGGCCAATCACGGCCTCGAAGGCACCGCCCTCGGCACACTCGTCACACCTTACTGCTCGGGCCTCGGCAACCTCATCTTCGTTTTCATCGTCGCCCGCGGCACCGGCGCCCCCGGCGAGGTGATGACCAACTGCCTCGTCAACAACGTCACCAATCTCACCTTCGTCCTCGGCCTCCCCGCCCTCTTCTGGGGACTTCAAGTCCTCGCGCCCGCCGCCGGAAAATCCTCCGGCAAACGCTCCGCCGCCAAACCCGCCAAAAACAACAAGGCCGACACCGAGCGCCGCATCGGCCGCCTCTCGCTCCTGCTCACCATGGCCGCCGTCGCCTTCTTCACCGGCGCCGTCTGGGCCCTCGGCCGCGACGGCATGCTCGATTTCAACGACGGCCTCGTCCTCACCGGCCTCTTCATCTTCTGGCAGTGCTTCCAGGTCTTCGACGTCCTCAAACACAACGTCCGCCAGCGCACCTCCTTCGGCCCGCTCTTCTACCTCGACCTCCTCATCCTCCTCGCCGGCGCCGCCCTGCTCTACGTCAGCCTCGACTGGCTCGTCACCTGGCTCGCGTCACAGAAAACTGGATTCATCAGCGCCGAAAACCTCGGCTGGCTCAGCGGCTGGCTCATGGTCCTCCCCAACGCGCTGCTCGCCCTCTGGTACGGCTACAAACGCCGCGCCGACGTCGTGTACACCTCGCAGATCGGCGACGGCCACATCTGCATTCCCCTCTGCCTCGGCCTCTTCGCACTCATCAAACCCCTGCCCGTCCCCGCCTTTTTCGAGCTCAGCATGATGCTCCTCCTGGGAGTCACCGCCGTGCACTTCTTCTTCGTCAGCGCCTTCGGCCGCCTCCCCCGCTGGGCCGGCGCCGCCCTGATCGGCGTCTACGCCTGGTTTCTCCACACCGGCCTCACCGCGTAG